Part of the Syntrophales bacterium genome is shown below.
CCGCTCCTCCAAAATTTTGATCATTTCACCCCCCACAGCGCCGGTGGCGCCGACAATTGCTACGTTGTATCTCTTCATACAAAAGTACCCTTACTGTTGACTGTTCTGCTTGTCCTTCTGCTCTTTACCATAAAGAGTGTTTTCTTTGCGATTTTAACCAGAGCCCATGCCGGGCCGGAAAGAGAATACCCCAGAGAAAATGTGAAAATCATGATCTGAGGCTCCGCAGCAACAATGATCAGGATAAGAACCATCAGGACAAAGGACATAAATGGCTTTCGTGAAAAGAAATTCAGGTCTTTAAAGCTGTAGTATTTGATATTACTGACCATCAGTAACGATAAAGCAACGATAGTGATTAAGGCCGATAGATGATTAAATCTTCCTGCTCCTCCCAGATAGGAGAAAAGTAATACCCCGGTTGAGACAACAGCGGCGGCGCCCGGTATGGGTAAGCCATTAAAAGTCTTGCTTTCGATTATATTGATCTGGACGTTGAACCTCGCCAGCCTGAGGGCGCCGCAGACCACAAATAAAAATGCCGCCAGCCATCCCCACTTTCCGTATGATGACAGCGCCCAAGTATAGGCAAGAATGGCCGGCGCAACGCCGAAGGCCACCAGGTCAGACAGAGAGTCGTATTCTGTGCCGAATCTGCTCAAGGTATTTGTTATCCTTGCTATTCTGCCATCCAGACCGTCCAGGACAAAGGATATCAGAATAGCAACGGCGGCGAGGGAGAAATCTCCCTTCAGAGAGGCAATCACCGAGTAAAATCCACAGAAAAGACTCGCCGTAGTAAGAAGATTAGGCAGTACATAAACACTTTTTTTCATTCTCGTTCTTTTTGATGAAGAGTTCTTTTTCATTTCAGGTATCCTATCGGTGTCTCTCCCGCCTTGACCTTATCTCCCACCTTAACGGAAATGGTTGTATCAGATGGAAGGAAGACTTCAAGACGTGAGCCAAATTGTATGAGACCAAATCGTTCACCCTTCTGGGCGTACATCCCCTCTTTTAGCCAGCAGATGATCCTTCTCGCAATTACTCCCGCTATCTGTACCGTTAAAATTTCTTTCCCCTC
Proteins encoded:
- the pssA gene encoding CDP-diacylglycerol--serine O-phosphatidyltransferase; translated protein: MKKSVYVLPNLLTTASLFCGFYSVIASLKGDFSLAAVAILISFVLDGLDGRIARITNTLSRFGTEYDSLSDLVAFGVAPAILAYTWALSSYGKWGWLAAFLFVVCGALRLARFNVQINIIESKTFNGLPIPGAAAVVSTGVLLFSYLGGAGRFNHLSALITIVALSLLMVSNIKYYSFKDLNFFSRKPFMSFVLMVLILIIVAAEPQIMIFTFSLGYSLSGPAWALVKIAKKTLFMVKSRRTSRTVNSKGTFV